The DNA region AGGATCGGGCGCTGCCAGCGCATGAAGCGGTGCAGACCACCGGCGGCCCGCAGCACATCCAGCCCAGGCCTGAGATACAGGTGATAGGTATTGCCCAGCAGGATCGGGGGATCCAGGTCTTCCAGGTCCCGTCCGTCCAGAGTCTTGACCACCGCGCGAGTGCCCACCGGCATGAAGATCGGAGTGGGCACGCTGCCGTGGGACAGATGCAGGGTGCCGGCCCGGGCCCGGCCGCTGGTGGCTTCCAGTGTGAACACGCATTCGCCTGCTGTTTGGGGCCGGGGACCTGTGCCCGCCGGATCGTGTGGGACTTCGGCCAGAAAGAAGGACCGGTTCCGTGGAACCGGCCCTCGATCGGGGCAAGCCATGACGGAATACCGCGAGACTACTTCTGGCGCAGCGCGTCGCGGATTTCGGTGAGCAGTACTTCTTCCTTGGACGGGGCCGGCGGGGCGGCAGGCTTCGCTTCCTCTTTCTTCTTGAGGGAATTCATCGCCTTGACCACCATGAAGATCGCGAAGGCGACGATCACGAAGTCCACCGCCGTCTGGATGAACTTGCCGTAGTTCAGGCTCACGGCGGCCACATCGCCCTCGGCCTCCTTGAGCACGATGGCCAGCTGGGTGAAGTTGACCTTGCCCATCAGCATGCCCAGAGGCGGCATGACCACGTCGGCCACGAAGGACGAGACGATCTTGCCAAAGGCTCCGCCAATCACGATACCCACGGCCATGTCAATCACGTTTCCGCGCATGGCGAATGCCTTGAACTCCTGCATCATGGACATGAAGAACCTCCGCTGTTGTCTAGATCACCGCTGTGTTCT from Candidatus Delongbacteria bacterium includes:
- the mscL gene encoding large-conductance mechanosensitive channel protein MscL translates to MMQEFKAFAMRGNVIDMAVGIVIGGAFGKIVSSFVADVVMPPLGMLMGKVNFTQLAIVLKEAEGDVAAVSLNYGKFIQTAVDFVIVAFAIFMVVKAMNSLKKKEEAKPAAPPAPSKEEVLLTEIRDALRQK